The Dehalococcoidia bacterium genome contains a region encoding:
- a CDS encoding PA domain-containing protein, with protein MSQRRIDCVRAFARLAPLLAGALLAACSGGKPRPTARPSAATPAAQVTAAGPAQPAVRKAANAAAATSAPAEPSTPDATSAPAVSPAATVTAAPRPVQVTLTPLGQTDLGDSGFNGNVWVHNGFAYIGAYGSGSACPASGVRIVDVSDPAKPTPVAAAAALPGSSQEDVRVQHVDSPAFSGDLLAVGIQHCGRAGQGGLALVDVSDPRHPATLSFFSTDPGIGVHELDLVQQGDRMLALLAVPYAERDHGTGEFRIVDVSDPRHPKQLSAWGAGKALGVDLSGGIGCNRQIFAHSAHASADGRRAYLSYWDAGEIVLDISNPTAPRLIAWIRYPPGEEGETHSAAEANGGNELLIADESGIFGPPPGLHLRVDAPDGPRQVAACEALYSASLNGAGVIAGSLVDGGGCGAVSAAVRGRVALLDAGPCQPYDQAARAIGAGAVAAIVMAPGDAVSLGGGRGLGAPVVVIGASDGAALQAALANAPLPVTLPSERHSGGVRIWDISDPAAPRQLSEMQTADSTTFPAPGPGYYSAHNPFVVGNLAFVSWYTDGVRVFDISDPTAPRELAAYVPPVTHNPLQTEFPDTPLVWGAYVAGDVVYLSDINGGLYTLRWARAQGTGNRE; from the coding sequence GTGAGCCAGCGTCGGATCGACTGTGTCCGCGCTTTTGCGCGCCTTGCGCCGCTGCTGGCGGGGGCGCTGCTGGCGGCATGCAGCGGTGGCAAGCCGCGGCCGACGGCGAGGCCGAGCGCCGCCACGCCGGCCGCGCAAGTCACAGCCGCCGGCCCGGCGCAGCCCGCCGTGCGGAAGGCCGCGAACGCTGCCGCCGCGACGAGCGCGCCGGCCGAGCCTTCCACGCCGGACGCGACGAGCGCGCCCGCTGTCTCGCCTGCGGCCACGGTCACGGCGGCGCCGCGGCCTGTCCAGGTCACGCTGACGCCGCTGGGGCAGACCGATCTCGGCGACAGCGGCTTCAACGGCAACGTCTGGGTGCACAACGGTTTCGCCTACATCGGCGCCTACGGCTCCGGCAGCGCCTGCCCGGCCAGCGGCGTGCGCATCGTCGACGTCTCCGACCCGGCCAAGCCGACGCCCGTGGCCGCCGCCGCCGCGCTGCCCGGCAGCTCGCAGGAGGACGTGCGCGTTCAGCATGTGGATTCGCCCGCCTTCAGCGGCGATCTGCTGGCCGTGGGCATCCAGCACTGCGGCCGCGCCGGGCAGGGCGGCCTGGCGCTGGTGGACGTGAGCGACCCGCGCCACCCGGCCACGCTCTCCTTCTTCTCCACCGATCCGGGTATCGGCGTGCACGAGCTGGACCTGGTGCAGCAGGGCGATCGCATGCTGGCGCTGCTGGCCGTGCCCTACGCGGAGCGCGACCACGGCACGGGCGAGTTCCGCATCGTGGACGTGAGCGACCCGCGCCATCCGAAGCAGCTCTCGGCCTGGGGCGCGGGTAAGGCGCTGGGCGTGGATCTCAGCGGCGGCATCGGCTGCAATCGTCAGATCTTCGCTCACAGCGCCCACGCCAGCGCCGACGGCCGCCGCGCCTATCTCTCCTACTGGGACGCGGGCGAGATCGTGCTCGACATCTCGAACCCGACCGCGCCGCGCCTCATCGCCTGGATCCGCTATCCGCCGGGCGAGGAGGGCGAGACGCACTCCGCTGCCGAGGCGAACGGCGGCAACGAGTTGCTGATCGCCGACGAGAGCGGCATCTTCGGCCCGCCGCCGGGGCTGCATCTTCGGGTAGACGCGCCCGACGGCCCGCGCCAGGTCGCCGCCTGCGAGGCGTTGTACTCGGCTTCGCTGAACGGCGCGGGCGTGATCGCGGGCAGCCTGGTGGACGGCGGCGGTTGCGGCGCGGTATCGGCGGCGGTCCGTGGCCGGGTCGCTCTGCTCGACGCCGGTCCTTGCCAGCCCTACGACCAGGCGGCGCGGGCGATCGGGGCCGGCGCCGTCGCGGCGATCGTCATGGCGCCGGGCGACGCCGTCTCGCTGGGCGGCGGGCGCGGGCTGGGCGCGCCCGTGGTGGTGATCGGCGCAAGCGACGGCGCGGCGCTGCAGGCGGCGCTGGCGAACGCCCCGCTGCCGGTGACGCTGCCCTCGGAGCGGCACTCGGGCGGCGTGCGCATCTGGGACATCTCCGACCCGGCGGCGCCGCGCCAGCTCAGCGAAATGCAGACGGCCGACAGCACCACGTTTCCCGCGCCCGGCCCCGGCTACTACTCGGCGCACAACCCCTTCGTGGTGGGCAACCTGGCCTTCGTCTCCTGGTACACGGACGGCGTGCGCGTGTTCGACATCTCCGACCCAACCGCGCCCCGCGAGCTTGCCGCCTACGTGCCGCCGGTCACGCACAACCCGCTGCAGACCGAGTTTCCCGATACGCCGCTGGTCTGGGGCGCTTACGTCGCAGGCGACGTGGTCTACCTCAGCGACATCAACGGCGGCCTCTACACGCTGCGCTGGGCGAGGGCACAGGGCACAGGGAACAGGGAATAG